From a single Chlamydia muridarum str. Nigg genomic region:
- a CDS encoding alpha-ketoacid dehydrogenase subunit alpha/beta: MRHSIYQLDSAVENVFRLAWTLRFSERKMLLLSRQSGSGGSFQLSCAGHELAGVVAAKSLIPGKDWAFPYYRDQGFPLGLGCDLSEIFASFLARTTQNHSDGRMMPYHYSHKKLRICCQSSVVGTQFLQAAGRAWAVKNSGKNEVVYVSGGDGSTSQGEFHEMLNFASLHQLPLVIVIQNNQWAISVPFADQCGADLVALGKSYSGLATYKVDGGDLSALTQTFDCAVSDARHHHIPALVIVDVVRLESHSNSDNQTKYRSEEELLYCQEQDPLVRLEKSLIDDFGVAQETIEQIKEELQETISKACELAESTPFHCKGATKHEVFAPYNVSLIDYENSLESASLQGSEPRVMRDAITEALVEEMHRDPGVVVFGEDVAGNKGGVFGVTRTLTERFGRNRCFNTPLAEATIIGTAIGMAFDGFHKPVAEIQFADYIWPGINQLFSEAASIYYRSAGEWEMPIVIRTPCGGYIQGGPYHSQNIEAFLAHCPGLKVAYPSNAADAKALLKAAIRDPNPVVFLEHKALYQRRAFSTTPVFSSDYVLPFGKARIVHSGTDLTIVSWGMSLVMSVEVAKDLLGLGVSVEVIDLRTIVPCDFATVCESVKKTGKLLVVHEASEFCGFGSELVALVAERAYRYLDAPIKRIGGRHSPIPYSKVLENEVLPQKEMIFQEAKSLAEF, translated from the coding sequence GTGAGACACTCCATATATCAATTAGATTCTGCTGTTGAGAATGTATTTAGGTTGGCATGGACTTTAAGATTCTCTGAGCGGAAGATGTTGTTGTTATCTCGTCAAAGTGGTTCGGGCGGCTCCTTTCAACTATCTTGCGCTGGTCATGAGCTTGCAGGCGTTGTGGCGGCAAAGAGTTTGATTCCAGGCAAGGACTGGGCATTTCCTTACTATCGGGACCAAGGATTCCCTCTAGGGTTAGGATGTGATCTTTCTGAGATTTTTGCTTCTTTTTTAGCTCGAACGACACAAAATCATTCTGATGGCAGAATGATGCCCTACCATTATTCTCATAAAAAACTTCGTATATGTTGCCAGTCTAGTGTAGTTGGGACACAGTTTTTGCAAGCAGCTGGGCGTGCCTGGGCGGTTAAAAATTCTGGGAAAAATGAAGTCGTTTATGTATCGGGAGGGGACGGATCTACTTCGCAAGGGGAATTCCATGAGATGTTAAATTTTGCATCTTTGCATCAGCTCCCGCTTGTGATTGTTATACAAAATAATCAATGGGCGATTTCAGTTCCTTTTGCTGATCAATGTGGAGCAGATTTGGTAGCGCTTGGGAAGAGCTATTCTGGCCTTGCGACATACAAAGTAGATGGGGGGGATCTGTCTGCGTTGACACAAACTTTTGATTGCGCAGTTTCTGATGCAAGACATCACCATATTCCCGCCTTAGTAATCGTCGATGTTGTGCGGTTGGAGTCTCATAGCAATTCAGATAACCAGACTAAATATCGTTCTGAAGAAGAATTGCTGTACTGTCAAGAACAAGATCCTTTGGTTCGTTTAGAAAAATCTCTGATTGATGATTTTGGAGTTGCTCAAGAGACTATTGAGCAAATTAAGGAAGAGCTTCAAGAAACGATTAGCAAGGCTTGTGAGCTTGCTGAGTCTACGCCTTTCCATTGTAAAGGGGCTACCAAACATGAGGTTTTTGCTCCCTATAATGTTTCCTTGATCGACTATGAAAATTCCTTAGAGTCCGCTTCTTTACAGGGATCAGAGCCTCGGGTTATGCGTGATGCGATAACCGAGGCTTTGGTTGAAGAGATGCATAGAGATCCCGGTGTTGTTGTTTTTGGTGAAGATGTTGCTGGGAATAAAGGAGGGGTTTTTGGGGTTACAAGAACTCTGACGGAGCGATTTGGAAGAAATCGTTGTTTCAATACACCTTTGGCGGAAGCTACCATTATTGGAACTGCGATTGGAATGGCTTTTGATGGCTTCCATAAGCCTGTTGCAGAGATTCAATTTGCTGATTATATCTGGCCAGGTATCAACCAGTTGTTTTCTGAGGCAGCGAGTATCTATTATCGCTCCGCAGGAGAGTGGGAGATGCCTATTGTGATAAGAACTCCTTGCGGAGGGTATATTCAAGGGGGGCCTTATCATTCTCAGAATATAGAAGCTTTTCTTGCCCATTGCCCAGGATTAAAGGTAGCATATCCTTCAAATGCTGCTGATGCGAAAGCTTTATTGAAAGCAGCTATTCGTGATCCTAATCCTGTAGTGTTTTTGGAACACAAGGCCTTGTATCAGCGACGGGCATTTAGTACAACGCCTGTATTTTCTTCTGATTATGTTCTTCCTTTTGGTAAAGCTCGTATTGTGCACTCAGGAACGGATTTAACGATTGTTTCTTGGGGAATGTCCCTAGTTATGAGTGTAGAGGTTGCGAAGGATCTTTTAGGATTAGGGGTCTCTGTCGAGGTGATTGATTTACGAACAATCGTTCCCTGTGATTTTGCTACCGTGTGTGAATCTGTGAAAAAGACAGGGAAATTGCTGGTTGTTCACGAAGCTTCAGAGTTTTGTGGCTTTGGTAGCGAGCTTGTGGCTTTGGTAGCGGAAAGAGCTTATAGATATCTAGATGCTCCGATCAAACGTATAGGAGGGCGGCATTCCCCTATTCCTTATTCCAAGGTGTTAGAGAATGAAGTTCTTCCACAGAAAGAAATGATCTTTCAAGAAGCGAAATCATTGGCAGAGTTTTAG